A region from the Haloarcula limicola genome encodes:
- a CDS encoding aldo/keto reductase gives MEYTTLGSTGTEVSRLCLGCMSFGTSEWRDWVLDEPESRDIIERAIDLGINFFDTANMYSRGESERVLGNVLADYERDSAVVATKGYFQMDDSNPNSGGLSRKALEQELSNSLERLDMDTVDLYQIHRWDYDTPVEETLRTLDDAVRRGDIRYPGASSMWAHQFADSLRVSERERLERFETMQNHYNLLYREEEREMLPLCDREGVGVMPWSPLARGYLTRPHEEFEATTRGQSDDYAREHPYFEGGGREVNERVQELADELDATMAQVALAWLLHKEWVDTPIIGTTSVEHLEQAVEALDIDLDSSDVAWLEEPYEAVRVSGHE, from the coding sequence ATGGAGTACACCACCCTCGGCTCCACCGGCACGGAGGTCAGCCGCCTCTGTCTGGGCTGTATGAGCTTCGGCACCTCGGAGTGGCGCGACTGGGTCTTGGACGAACCCGAGAGCCGCGACATCATCGAGCGGGCCATCGACCTCGGCATCAACTTCTTCGACACCGCGAACATGTACTCGCGGGGGGAATCCGAGCGCGTCCTCGGCAACGTCCTCGCGGACTACGAGCGCGATTCGGCCGTCGTCGCCACGAAGGGGTACTTTCAGATGGACGACAGCAACCCCAACTCCGGCGGGCTCTCCCGGAAGGCCTTAGAGCAGGAGCTCTCGAACTCGCTGGAGCGGCTCGACATGGACACGGTCGACCTCTATCAGATCCACCGCTGGGACTACGACACGCCGGTCGAGGAGACGCTTCGCACCCTCGACGACGCGGTGCGGCGCGGCGACATCCGCTATCCCGGCGCGTCCTCGATGTGGGCCCACCAGTTCGCCGACTCGCTGCGGGTGAGCGAGCGGGAGCGCCTCGAACGGTTCGAGACGATGCAGAACCACTACAACCTCCTGTACCGTGAGGAAGAGCGGGAGATGCTCCCGCTGTGCGACAGAGAGGGCGTCGGCGTGATGCCGTGGAGCCCGCTGGCGCGGGGTTACCTCACGCGACCCCACGAGGAGTTCGAGGCGACCACGCGCGGCCAGTCGGACGACTACGCCCGCGAGCACCCGTACTTCGAGGGCGGCGGCCGCGAGGTGAACGAGCGCGTCCAGGAACTCGCCGACGAGCTCGACGCCACGATGGCGCAGGTCGCGTTGGCGTGGCTCCTCCATAAGGAGTGGGTCGACACGCCGATCATCGGCACCACGAGCGTCGAGCACTTAGAGCAGGCCGTCGAGGCGCTGGACATCGATCTCGATTCGAGCGACGTGGCGTGGCTGGAGGAGCCCTACGAGGCTGTGCGGGTTTCGGGGCACGAATAG
- a CDS encoding zinc ribbon domain-containing protein: MVPDTPSDDSESDSGCPKCGHTGTDVGRISTTGGGISKMFDVQSNEFRVVSCTNCGYSELYRDTGSAASDLADVFLG, translated from the coding sequence ATGGTCCCCGATACACCCTCCGACGACAGCGAGAGCGACAGCGGTTGCCCGAAGTGCGGTCACACCGGCACCGACGTCGGTCGCATCTCCACGACCGGCGGCGGCATCTCGAAGATGTTCGACGTGCAGTCCAACGAGTTCCGCGTCGTCTCGTGTACGAACTGCGGCTACTCGGAACTGTACCGAGACACCGGATCGGCGGCGAGCGACCTCGCCGACGTCTTCCTCGGCTGA
- a CDS encoding DJ-1/PfpI family protein: protein MGKDILMIVGDFGEDYEIMVPYQTLQTVGHEVDAVCPQKEAGDTIKTAIHDFRGDQTYMESRGHNFELNATMADVTPSDYDALVVPGGRAPEYLRTHDEVIEAVQHFFEADKPVAALCHGPQILAAADVLDGYEMTSYPACRAECEAAGCSWVDGVVTDRNLVTGQAWPDHPEWVAQFMDLLGDEVSHGEPVAADD, encoded by the coding sequence ATGGGCAAAGACATCCTCATGATCGTCGGCGACTTCGGCGAAGACTACGAGATAATGGTCCCGTACCAGACGCTGCAGACGGTGGGCCACGAGGTAGACGCCGTCTGTCCGCAGAAGGAGGCCGGCGACACTATCAAGACGGCCATTCACGACTTCCGCGGCGACCAGACGTACATGGAGAGCCGCGGCCACAACTTCGAACTGAACGCGACGATGGCCGACGTGACGCCGAGCGACTACGACGCTCTCGTCGTCCCCGGCGGCCGCGCTCCGGAGTATCTGCGGACCCACGACGAGGTCATCGAGGCGGTCCAGCACTTCTTCGAGGCGGACAAGCCCGTCGCGGCGCTCTGTCACGGCCCGCAGATCCTCGCCGCCGCCGACGTGTTAGACGGCTACGAGATGACGTCGTACCCGGCCTGTCGCGCCGAGTGCGAGGCCGCCGGCTGTTCGTGGGTCGACGGCGTCGTCACCGACCGGAACCTCGTCACCGGGCAGGCCTGGCCCGACCACCCCGAGTGGGTCGCCCAGTTCATGGATCTGCTGGGCGACGAAGTGAGCCACGGCGAGCCGGTCGCCGCCGACGACTGA
- a CDS encoding ABC transporter permease, with translation MQWRKVLRVARWEVTKNAGGVDRRTVAVMALAIVSMGAVAGLSVAGGTTGLDAGIYRVGVEESSPYYGVAADDGSFRVQNPDPRAVRRGEQELAFDGTRRVTEIRSAKQAAALTALRDSTERYNDRRLARDDNRTAAFPVAVTLVYAEQDGVESLDSGGSTGGVGDGGADDGGTGDGDGGTGDGGTNAGESADGGAGTGGSAGTGDGAAGGGGANLGGLGARLTGDVQGGTPSDISPPFPFESLVLAFLYIVPMNFVIQAYGSSMLSERLNRRGELLLVTPASRGDIVTGKTLPYFLGAMAVATAITATLFATGIAPSASPIAVLAVLPIPLLFLAATFCGAMFARSFKELTFVTVTITVSLTSYAFVPAIFTDVTPIALISPLTLVVMDLTGQSVGLAEFAFSTVPPLLTALVLFGLGAGLYREEDMFTQRPIPLKVLDSLSGRIASRKSAAKMSAVLLPFVVVAELTAVAFLFVLDSVSLNVFGTNQTLGIVLVLLVVALIEEVAKSLHVYAGYVNARYERTLRSAIGLGALSGLGFFVAEKGLLIARLSNLEGLPIGNAALQGATPPAGVPLWLVALLFLLAPLALHAVTAAISSVGAQRGRTAYVAGIGVAVLVHFAYNLTVVTALV, from the coding sequence ATGCAGTGGCGGAAGGTCCTGCGCGTCGCGCGCTGGGAAGTCACGAAGAACGCGGGCGGCGTGGACAGGCGAACTGTCGCTGTCATGGCCCTCGCCATCGTCTCGATGGGCGCGGTCGCCGGCCTCTCCGTCGCCGGCGGCACGACGGGACTGGACGCCGGTATCTACCGCGTCGGCGTCGAGGAGTCGAGCCCGTACTACGGCGTCGCGGCCGACGACGGTAGCTTCCGCGTCCAGAACCCCGACCCGCGGGCCGTCCGTCGGGGTGAACAGGAACTGGCCTTCGACGGGACCCGGCGCGTAACCGAGATCCGCTCGGCGAAACAGGCCGCCGCGCTCACGGCGTTGCGCGACAGCACCGAGCGGTACAACGACCGGCGACTCGCCCGCGACGACAACCGGACGGCGGCGTTCCCGGTGGCCGTGACGCTCGTCTACGCCGAGCAGGACGGCGTCGAATCGCTCGACAGCGGCGGTTCGACCGGCGGGGTCGGTGACGGTGGTGCTGACGACGGTGGCACCGGTGACGGCGACGGTGGTACCGGTGACGGCGGTACGAACGCCGGCGAGAGCGCCGACGGCGGCGCGGGAACCGGCGGCAGTGCGGGAACTGGCGACGGCGCGGCCGGCGGTGGCGGCGCGAACCTCGGCGGGCTCGGCGCGCGGCTGACCGGCGACGTGCAGGGCGGAACGCCCTCGGACATCTCGCCGCCGTTCCCCTTCGAGTCGCTGGTGCTCGCCTTCCTCTACATCGTCCCGATGAACTTCGTCATCCAGGCGTACGGGTCGTCGATGCTCTCCGAGCGGTTGAACCGCCGGGGCGAACTGCTGTTGGTGACGCCGGCCTCGCGCGGCGACATCGTCACGGGCAAGACGCTGCCGTACTTCCTCGGCGCGATGGCCGTCGCCACGGCCATCACGGCGACGCTGTTCGCGACCGGAATCGCGCCGAGCGCGAGTCCGATCGCCGTGCTCGCGGTGTTACCCATCCCCCTGCTCTTCCTCGCGGCGACGTTCTGCGGCGCGATGTTCGCCCGGTCGTTCAAGGAACTCACGTTCGTCACGGTGACGATAACCGTCTCGCTGACCTCCTACGCGTTCGTGCCGGCCATCTTCACCGACGTGACGCCCATCGCGCTCATCTCGCCGCTGACGCTCGTCGTGATGGACCTCACCGGCCAGTCGGTGGGCCTCGCGGAATTCGCGTTCTCGACGGTGCCGCCGCTGCTGACCGCGCTTGTGCTGTTCGGTCTCGGTGCGGGCCTCTACCGCGAGGAGGACATGTTCACCCAGCGCCCGATCCCGCTGAAGGTGCTCGACTCGCTCTCGGGGCGCATCGCCTCGCGGAAGAGCGCGGCGAAGATGAGCGCCGTCCTGCTTCCGTTCGTCGTCGTCGCCGAGTTGACCGCCGTCGCGTTCCTGTTCGTCCTCGATTCGGTCTCGCTGAACGTCTTCGGGACGAACCAGACGCTCGGGATCGTGCTCGTGCTCCTCGTCGTCGCACTCATCGAGGAGGTGGCGAAGAGCCTCCACGTCTACGCGGGCTACGTCAACGCTCGGTACGAGCGCACGCTTCGCTCCGCTATCGGCCTCGGCGCGCTCTCGGGACTGGGCTTCTTCGTCGCCGAGAAGGGGCTGCTCATCGCGCGCCTCTCGAACTTAGAGGGGCTGCCGATCGGCAACGCCGCCCTGCAGGGCGCGACGCCGCCCGCGGGCGTCCCGCTCTGGCTGGTCGCGCTCCTCTTCCTGCTCGCGCCGCTCGCGCTGCACGCGGTGACGGCGGCCATCTCCTCGGTCGGTGCCCAGCGGGGCCGGACCGCGTACGTCGCCGGTATCGGGGTGGCCGTCCTCGTCCACTTCGCCTACAACCTCACGGTGGTGACCGCCCTTGTCTGA
- a CDS encoding ABC transporter permease encodes MSEDRPWYRDPRLVVARRDVASLSREKTIVLALLIQLFVAAFSSFLVVGLTSLYDPGSVSTGEVEMAVTGDAHEELLDAAREQEGSNAVHYENPTEAELAFREGRVDALLRVDYVESAGGGGQRVAVTARVPEGSIRSTLIVVEVRRVLNTLERQVRADRVESLDEPPVPLPSEVAASPYFGFTYTVLIPLLLFLPPFISGSVAVDTVTEEMERGTLELLRVAPVSLVDIVDGKALGMVLIAPLQALLWVALLAANGIPVANVSLLLLFVTAVAAAVVTLGVTLGVSMRRRRPAQLLYSVLTLVVFGAAVVLPEHPTTTVAKLAVDSPTLSTYGHVFGSVALAVAAYAVARRYVAGVNADAL; translated from the coding sequence TTGTCTGAGGACCGCCCGTGGTACCGCGACCCGCGACTGGTCGTCGCTCGTCGGGACGTGGCCTCGCTCTCCCGCGAGAAGACGATCGTCCTCGCGCTGCTCATCCAGCTCTTCGTCGCGGCGTTCTCCTCCTTTCTCGTCGTCGGCCTCACGTCGCTGTACGACCCCGGCTCCGTCTCGACGGGCGAGGTGGAGATGGCCGTCACCGGCGACGCGCACGAGGAGCTACTGGACGCGGCGCGCGAACAGGAGGGATCGAACGCGGTCCACTACGAGAACCCCACCGAGGCCGAACTGGCGTTTCGGGAGGGTCGCGTCGACGCGCTGCTGCGGGTCGACTACGTCGAGAGCGCCGGGGGCGGCGGCCAGCGCGTCGCCGTCACGGCGCGCGTCCCCGAGGGGTCGATCCGCTCGACGCTCATCGTCGTCGAGGTGCGCCGCGTGCTGAACACGCTCGAACGACAGGTGCGGGCCGACAGGGTCGAGTCACTCGACGAACCGCCGGTCCCGCTCCCGTCCGAAGTCGCCGCCAGCCCGTACTTCGGCTTCACCTACACCGTGTTGATTCCGCTGTTGCTCTTCCTCCCGCCGTTCATCAGCGGGTCGGTGGCCGTCGACACCGTCACCGAGGAAATGGAGCGCGGGACGCTCGAACTGCTGCGCGTTGCGCCGGTGTCGCTCGTCGACATCGTCGACGGGAAGGCGCTCGGCATGGTGCTCATCGCGCCGTTGCAGGCGCTGCTGTGGGTGGCGCTGCTCGCGGCGAACGGTATCCCGGTGGCCAACGTCTCGCTGTTGCTCCTGTTCGTCACCGCCGTCGCGGCGGCGGTCGTCACGCTCGGTGTCACGCTCGGCGTGTCGATGCGGCGTCGCCGCCCCGCGCAACTGCTGTACTCCGTGCTGACCCTCGTCGTGTTCGGCGCGGCGGTGGTCCTCCCCGAGCACCCGACGACGACGGTGGCGAAACTGGCCGTCGACAGCCCGACGCTGTCGACCTACGGCCACGTCTTCGGGAGCGTCGCGCTGGCCGTCGCGGCCTACGCGGTGGCCCGGCGCTACGTCGCGGGCGTGAACGCCGACGCGCTCTGA
- a CDS encoding HAD-IIA family hydrolase, producing the protein MTLRGVILDLDGTVYHDDNLLPGAADAVSRIRERGLSICFFSNNPLHDGAEYVDRLRSLGVDAREGEACSSAEVTREYLNENHGGDGVFVVGSPSLRERVRGTSAELVTDPGGAADVLLASWTDEFHYRDMHDALRVLDGDTAFLGTDPDRTFPDADGNPIPGSGAIIRAVAGVVEREPDRILGKPSSVAVDAALSRVDCAPEECLVVGDRLDTDIRMGERAGMTTALVRSGVSDDAALERSDVTPDYVLDSLADVDDVLDAAR; encoded by the coding sequence ATGACACTCCGGGGCGTGATTCTGGACCTCGACGGGACGGTGTACCACGACGATAACCTGCTGCCCGGGGCGGCCGACGCCGTCTCCCGCATCCGGGAGCGGGGGCTCTCGATCTGCTTCTTCTCGAACAACCCGCTCCACGACGGCGCGGAGTACGTCGACCGCTTGCGGTCGCTCGGCGTCGACGCCCGAGAGGGGGAGGCCTGCTCGTCGGCGGAAGTCACGCGGGAGTATCTGAACGAGAATCACGGTGGAGACGGCGTCTTCGTCGTCGGGTCGCCGTCGCTCCGCGAGCGCGTTCGGGGGACCAGCGCCGAGCTGGTGACCGACCCCGGCGGCGCGGCGGACGTGTTGCTCGCCTCCTGGACCGACGAGTTCCACTATCGGGACATGCACGACGCGCTGCGCGTCCTCGACGGCGACACCGCGTTCCTCGGGACCGACCCCGACCGGACGTTTCCCGACGCCGACGGGAACCCGATACCGGGGTCCGGCGCGATAATCCGAGCCGTCGCGGGCGTCGTCGAACGCGAGCCCGATCGAATTCTCGGGAAGCCCTCCTCGGTGGCCGTCGACGCGGCGCTCTCCCGGGTCGACTGCGCCCCCGAGGAGTGTCTGGTGGTCGGCGACCGGCTCGACACGGACATCCGAATGGGCGAGCGCGCCGGGATGACGACGGCGCTCGTCCGGTCGGGCGTCAGCGACGACGCGGCCCTCGAACGGAGCGACGTGACGCCGGATTACGTCCTCGACTCGCTCGCCGACGTGGACGACGTCCTCGACGCCGCCCGGTGA
- a CDS encoding DUF998 domain-containing protein produces MSELDGSLEEFGGWAGVASVVSTNAAIAGATLASPSFAWGDHALSNLGQPGDPVATPVTTLLFDGGLVLGGLVGLLFSYALWTGSTNLVERLAALPLCVALLGMVGVGVFPYTQPLHGPAAITLYLASMVAMAVYAVGNALAGATERAAGTVALVALHVGVWWWWLSGGGLSRGGLAIPELLGSLLFSAWVLWTSRWHLRGARADGRDAQFQR; encoded by the coding sequence GTGAGCGAACTGGACGGGAGTTTGGAGGAATTCGGCGGGTGGGCCGGCGTCGCGTCGGTGGTCTCGACCAACGCCGCTATCGCCGGGGCGACCCTCGCATCGCCGTCCTTCGCGTGGGGCGACCACGCGCTGTCGAACCTCGGGCAACCCGGCGACCCCGTGGCGACGCCGGTGACGACGCTGCTGTTCGACGGCGGCCTCGTCCTCGGCGGACTCGTCGGGCTGCTGTTTTCCTACGCGCTCTGGACCGGCAGCACGAACCTCGTGGAACGCCTCGCCGCGCTTCCCCTCTGCGTCGCGTTGCTGGGGATGGTCGGCGTCGGCGTCTTCCCGTACACGCAGCCCCTTCACGGCCCGGCAGCGATCACGCTCTATCTCGCGTCGATGGTAGCGATGGCCGTCTACGCCGTCGGCAACGCGCTCGCCGGCGCGACCGAGCGAGCCGCGGGAACCGTCGCGCTGGTGGCGCTCCACGTCGGCGTCTGGTGGTGGTGGCTCTCGGGCGGCGGGCTGTCCCGCGGCGGGCTCGCGATCCCCGAACTGCTCGGCTCGCTGCTGTTCAGCGCGTGGGTGCTCTGGACCTCCCGCTGGCACCTCCGCGGCGCGCGGGCCGACGGGCGCGACGCCCAGTTTCAGCGATGA
- a CDS encoding DUF2071 domain-containing protein — translation MLSVTPLSATVTDACFCHWPVEADALSRSLPDWLAVETADGDAWVTALAHTVSGVESFGVELVGPAHAVNVRTYVRGPNGQRGVRFLALFTDDAFATAAAAPTLRLPYRDGVLTHETSGGEFRSRRTLDVDGRRALDLRYAPSDGEATTAPPDSLASFLVERQRYFTTDPFGTRLVGSVGHDPWPLRTVDADVSGSLLRTLGLPNPAGDPLFHYSPGTEFALAPPRPLWLD, via the coding sequence GTGCTCTCGGTGACGCCGCTCTCCGCGACCGTGACTGACGCCTGCTTCTGTCACTGGCCGGTCGAGGCCGACGCCCTCTCGCGGTCGCTCCCCGACTGGCTCGCCGTCGAGACGGCGGACGGCGACGCGTGGGTCACGGCGCTCGCCCACACCGTCAGCGGGGTCGAGTCCTTCGGCGTCGAGTTGGTCGGACCGGCCCACGCGGTCAACGTCAGAACCTACGTTCGCGGCCCGAACGGCCAGCGCGGCGTCCGCTTCCTCGCGCTGTTCACTGACGACGCGTTCGCGACCGCGGCGGCCGCCCCGACGCTCCGCCTCCCGTACCGCGACGGCGTGCTCACTCACGAGACGAGCGGCGGCGAGTTCCGCTCGCGGCGGACCCTCGACGTGGACGGTCGTCGGGCGCTCGATCTCCGCTACGCGCCGAGCGACGGCGAGGCGACGACGGCTCCGCCGGACTCGCTCGCCTCGTTCCTCGTCGAGCGCCAGCGGTACTTCACGACGGACCCCTTCGGCACTCGTCTCGTCGGAAGCGTGGGCCACGACCCGTGGCCGCTCCGAACCGTCGACGCCGATGTGAGCGGATCGCTGTTGCGGACGCTCGGCCTGCCGAACCCGGCGGGCGACCCGCTGTTTCACTACAGCCCCGGCACCGAGTTCGCCCTCGCACCGCCACGGCCGCTGTGGCTGGACTGA
- a CDS encoding sensor histidine kinase gives MAAESIRVLVVDDSEFFAQMTAETLTEEHGMEAVAEHSGTAALSRLADGEFDCVVSDYEMPEMDGLSLLRAIREDDPTLPFILLTGRGDEETASAAIAAGVADYLLKLEVVEDKQYGRLANRIESVVGQDRTRRKFESLVENSPDGIAQVATDGTILSANRAMADRLGRDPDSLVGEHLTDVMDAEPAQRRVAAVRRAVETGETEELEDSVDGRHYQTQFVPVESHRQRDTVQLVERDVTERVARQRELERQNERLEEFASVVSHDLRNPLNVAQSAMELLERPDDETEADLLAKVDRSLTRMGEIIEDVLTLAREGRTVDDPQRVTVEALATDAWAWVETGDATLSVTTDATILADTKRAHDLFTNLFRNAVEHGSTSNRTQSDDATEHDDPVAVEVGSLPGGFYVEDDGVGIDASGDVFEMGESSGEGTGIGLAIVWQVARAHGWSVELAESERGGARFEFTGVEPAD, from the coding sequence ATGGCAGCGGAATCAATCAGGGTACTGGTCGTCGACGACAGCGAGTTCTTCGCGCAGATGACCGCAGAGACGCTGACCGAGGAGCACGGCATGGAGGCCGTCGCAGAACACAGCGGGACAGCCGCGCTCTCTCGACTGGCCGACGGGGAGTTCGACTGCGTCGTCAGCGACTACGAGATGCCGGAGATGGACGGACTGTCGCTGTTGCGGGCGATTCGTGAGGACGACCCCACGCTCCCCTTCATCCTCCTGACCGGGCGGGGCGACGAAGAGACCGCCAGCGCGGCCATCGCCGCCGGGGTGGCCGACTACCTCCTCAAGCTCGAAGTCGTCGAGGACAAACAGTACGGTCGCTTAGCCAACCGCATCGAGAGCGTCGTCGGGCAGGACCGCACCCGCCGGAAGTTCGAGTCGCTGGTCGAGAACTCCCCCGACGGCATCGCGCAGGTGGCGACCGACGGCACGATTCTCTCCGCGAACCGGGCGATGGCCGACCGACTGGGCCGAGACCCCGATTCGCTGGTCGGCGAGCACCTGACCGACGTGATGGACGCGGAGCCCGCTCAGCGCAGAGTCGCCGCGGTCAGGCGGGCCGTCGAGACCGGCGAGACCGAAGAGCTGGAGGACTCGGTCGACGGTCGGCACTACCAGACGCAGTTCGTCCCCGTGGAGAGCCACCGGCAGCGAGACACGGTCCAACTCGTCGAGCGCGACGTGACCGAGCGGGTCGCTCGCCAACGGGAACTGGAGCGACAGAACGAGCGACTGGAGGAGTTCGCGAGCGTCGTCAGCCACGACCTGCGGAACCCGCTCAACGTCGCCCAGAGCGCGATGGAGCTGCTGGAACGCCCCGACGACGAGACGGAGGCGGACCTGCTGGCGAAAGTGGATCGGTCGCTCACGCGGATGGGCGAGATCATCGAGGACGTGCTGACGCTGGCCCGCGAGGGACGCACTGTCGATGACCCGCAGCGCGTGACCGTCGAGGCGCTGGCGACCGACGCGTGGGCGTGGGTCGAGACAGGCGACGCCACGCTGTCGGTGACGACCGACGCGACGATACTCGCCGACACGAAACGCGCCCACGACCTCTTCACCAACCTCTTTCGAAACGCCGTCGAGCACGGCTCGACGAGCAACCGGACGCAGTCCGACGACGCGACCGAACACGACGACCCGGTCGCCGTCGAGGTCGGTTCGCTCCCGGGCGGTTTCTACGTCGAGGACGACGGCGTCGGTATCGACGCGTCGGGAGACGTCTTCGAGATGGGGGAGTCCTCGGGCGAGGGAACCGGCATCGGCCTCGCCATCGTCTGGCAGGTCGCGCGGGCCCACGGGTGGTCCGTCGAGTTGGCCGAGAGCGAGCGCGGCGGCGCGCGCTTCGAGTTCACCGGCGTCGAACCGGCCGACTGA
- a CDS encoding macro domain-containing protein, translated as MEFEVIQGDIAAQSADALVNAANTSLRMGSGVAGALKRAAGGGLDKEAVSKGPVDLGGVATTDAYELDAEYVVHAAAMPPGGQSTGESIRDATRNALAEADALGCESVVLPAIGCGIAGFDFESGVRIICEEIAAFEPESLSDVRLIAYDDTDYETIRRIAGEVRG; from the coding sequence ATGGAGTTCGAGGTGATCCAGGGCGATATCGCCGCACAGTCGGCGGACGCACTCGTCAACGCCGCGAACACGAGCCTCCGGATGGGGTCGGGCGTCGCCGGCGCGCTCAAGCGCGCGGCGGGGGGCGGCCTCGACAAAGAGGCCGTCAGCAAGGGTCCGGTCGACCTCGGCGGCGTCGCCACGACCGACGCGTACGAGCTGGACGCGGAGTACGTCGTCCACGCCGCCGCGATGCCGCCCGGCGGCCAGTCGACGGGCGAGAGCATCCGCGACGCGACGCGGAACGCGCTCGCGGAGGCCGACGCGCTGGGCTGTGAGTCGGTCGTCCTCCCCGCGATCGGCTGTGGCATCGCCGGCTTCGACTTCGAGTCCGGCGTCCGAATCATCTGCGAGGAGATCGCCGCGTTCGAACCCGAATCGCTCTCCGACGTGCGGCTCATCGCGTACGACGACACCGACTACGAGACGATACGCCGAATTGCCGGCGAGGTGCGCGGGTGA
- a CDS encoding ABC transporter ATP-binding protein, translated as MVAIETSDLTRRFGDVTALSGLSLSVEEGALFGLLGPNGSGKTTAIELLTGQLEPTSGTARVVGRDPVTEPMAVREAIGILPEREDPPSFLTPREYLTFVGEVRETAEIETRIDGWADRLEFAGVLDALATGLSEGERQRVMLAAAFLHDPDLVFIDEPLVNLDPIMQERVKEQLAAYCSRGNTLFLSTHYVDVAAELCTHVGIVDDGELVAECDPRGMSEEELLAYFVEEVGGDPAVAEARA; from the coding sequence ATGGTTGCCATCGAGACGAGCGACCTGACGCGCCGGTTCGGGGACGTCACCGCGCTCTCCGGCCTCTCCCTCTCGGTCGAGGAGGGGGCGCTGTTCGGGCTGCTCGGTCCCAACGGCTCCGGGAAGACGACCGCCATCGAACTGCTGACCGGTCAACTCGAACCCACGAGCGGGACCGCCCGCGTCGTCGGCCGCGACCCGGTCACAGAGCCGATGGCCGTCAGGGAGGCCATCGGCATCCTCCCAGAGCGCGAGGACCCGCCGAGCTTCCTCACGCCGCGGGAGTACCTGACGTTCGTCGGCGAGGTGCGTGAGACCGCGGAAATCGAGACGCGGATCGACGGGTGGGCCGACCGCCTCGAATTCGCCGGCGTGTTGGACGCGCTCGCAACGGGCCTCTCGGAGGGCGAACGCCAGCGCGTGATGCTCGCGGCGGCGTTCCTCCACGACCCGGACCTCGTGTTCATCGACGAGCCGCTGGTCAATCTCGACCCCATCATGCAAGAGCGGGTCAAAGAGCAACTGGCGGCGTACTGCTCGCGGGGGAACACGCTCTTCCTCTCGACGCACTACGTCGACGTCGCGGCGGAGCTGTGCACCCACGTCGGCATCGTGGACGACGGCGAACTGGTCGCCGAGTGCGACCCGCGCGGGATGAGCGAGGAGGAGTTGCTCGCGTACTTCGTCGAGGAGGTCGGCGGCGACCCGGCGGTCGCGGAGGCGCGGGCGTGA